The nucleotide window TTAGGCGGCGCGCGGATGATTTCAGCAGAGGACCTCTTTGCGCTGAATACAGCTTACGGCAAATATTTGGGAGAACAGGTGAACCTCTTTCTTAAAAAAAATGGTTTAACGCCGCCGGATGTCATCGGTTCTCATGGACATACGGTCTTTCATCAGCCAGAGCGCGGATTCACCGTGCAGATTGGTGACGGGCGGGCCATAAAAATGTTGAATGATGTTCCCGTGGTCTATGATTTCCGCAGTGCCGATGTTTTGCGTGGCGGAAACGGTGCACCGCTGGTTCCGATTGGAGACCGGCTACTTTTTGCTGAATATGGAGCCTGTCTCAATCTGGGCGGTTTTTCCAATGTTTCACTGGAGTACGCAGGTCAGCGCATTGCCTTTGATATCTGTCCGGTGAATACTGTACTTAACCGTTTTGCCCAATTGGTGGGTAAGCCTTTTGACCTCGGTGGCCAACTGGCCGCCACCGGAACGGCAGACCACAAGGTTGTGCAAAAGTTGAACGAACTCGGTTTTTACTTGCAGTCTCCCCCCAAGTCATTGGGTGCCGAATGGGTGGAGCGGCAGGTTTTGCCGCTGCTTGAACCACTTTCTGCCCGCGATGCCCTGGCCACTTTTACGGAGCATGCGGCAATCCAGATTTCATTTGCGCTGGAAAACTATAAAGTGAATAATTTGCTGATAACAGGAGGTGGTGCTTACAATACTTATCTTCTGGAAAGAATAGCTGCCAGAAGCGGCTGTAAATTAACAGTACCGGAAAGCGTAGTAGTGGAATTTAAAGAGGCGCTGATTTTCGCTTTTATGGCCGTTTTGCGGCTGCGGCAGGAAAATAATGTACTGTCTTCGGCTACCGGCAGCGACAGTGACCACTGCAGTGGGATTTTGGTTTAACTTTCCCGGCGCGTAATAACCCGGTTTTTGACCTAAAATAATTCCATGGCTCGGGCAATAGCGATATCTTTGCCCTCTAAAATTTGAATAATAATGATATCCAGGATAATTATACATAAGGTAGGAAACAAAATCAATCAGGAAGCCCTTGTGCTTTCGCAGGAAGATTATAGACCGGAAGAGGAAATGAAGGAAATCCTGGAAGATTATTTCCTGAAATCCTTTAAATCTGAAGAGCATTTCCGCTTTTACAGTGATACTTATCTGGTAAATAATCCGGTTTACAGCTCAGTTTCTGAAATTTTTGAAGACCCTTCGAAATTCGTTTACGAATCCGAGAATATCGCCCAGCATCTGTATGACATCACAGAAAATCCCAGGGTACAGACGGGCGAACTTTTTATTGTCTATTTTGAAGGTGAGGAAAATGCAGATGGTAATAAAATAGATTCGATCGGAATATTTAAGACCGAAAACAAAAGTCCTTTCCTGAAAATCTTCCCGAACGGTGATGCATTCGACGTTGAGAAAGATTACGGTATTGGGCTGTCCAAACTTGATAAGGGCGCGCTGATCTATAATTCCGGAAAAGACACCGGGTTTGCCGTGAAGGTCGTGGATAATAACAAAAACGGCGATATGTATTACTGGTTTGAGGACTTTTTGAAGGTCAGACAGCGCGATGATGAATACTTTCATACCCAGGAAACACTTGCCGTTTATAAAGAATATATCACGAAACAGCTGCCGCAGGAGTTTGAAACTACCAAAGCCGATCAGGCAGATTTCCTTAACAAATCAATTAACTTTTTTAAGGAGAGGGAAGTGTTTGATTATGACCAGTTTACAAAAGAGGTGCTGGAAGATGACAATGTTATTGAAAGTTTTGGTAATTTTAAATCGGAATACGAACAGGATATGCAGGTGTCCATTGCTGAAGATTTTGCCATTAATGAAGCGGCTGTTAAGAAGCAAAGCCGCAGTTATAAAAGTGTGATCAAACTGGACAAGAACTTTCATATTTATGTTCATGGCGACCGTAAGCTTATTGAAACCGGTCAGGATGAGAAGGGAAAGTATTACAGACTCTATTTTGAAGAAGAGCAGTAGTATATTATGTTAAATTAAATGATTATCTTTGTTCATATACCTATCATTAATAATCTATGAATTTTATTGACTGCCACCAAGAAATGATCCACATTTCAGGTCATGTACAGGATTTCGGTTACCTGCTCGGTCTGGAAGCAGATACCAAAGGAATCAAATTTTACAGTCAGAATTTAACTCAGCTCTTTCCTATAGATGAGGCTGTGTTTGGTAAAACACTTGAGCAGAAACAGGAAGTTTTTGAACCATTGCTTTCTTCACCTGTGCTTTCATCGCTGGACATCGCTGGAATGACTGATACAGATGTCCTTTTGGATAAATTTGAGGTTGCGGGTGCTCATTATCATCTTACCATTTACCGCTACAATGGCGTGGTATATCTGGAGATGGAGCCCATAATCGAGTTTTTTAAACAGAGGAGTTTTGTTTCCAAAAAATACGAACGCATTCATAATGCCGTTGATTCCGCCGGAATTTGGCGCGAATTGCTGTCATCTGTGTCAGAAGCCATAGATTACGACCGTGTGATGATTTACCGCTTCCTGGAAGACGGCAGCGGGAAAGTTATTGCCGAGAAAATAAAGGACGGTGTTGAGAGTTTCATGCACCTGCATTATCCGGAATCAGACATTCCACGCCAGGCAAGGGAACTTTATCTGAAGAAAAGAAAGCGTATTTTCAGTGATGTCTATTCGGAGCCGGTGCCCATCATCAGTAAGGATCCGGAACCGATAGATCTTACCTATTCTTCAGTGCGCGCCATGTCGCCTGTACATGGGCAATACCTGAAAAATACAGGTGTGGCCTCCAGCTTCAGCACTTCAATCATTATCAATAACAAGTTATGGGGCATGGTTACCTGCCAGAATTTGGAGCCCAAGCATATAGATCTGGTAAACAGGATACGTGCAGAAGTTTTCACCGTGATGGCAGCAAATGCGTATACTTCTTATAAATCTGCGCAGATGCTGTCGGACAGCATAGAGCTGGAAAACAAGATCGGCAGCCTTAAAAGCAGGCTGATGGCTTGTGACAGTCTGGAGGATTCGCTCTTCAGCAATATAGATGAAATGCGGAGGTATCCCGATGCGGATGGTCTGGCAGTTATTGTACACGACCATATCCGAACTTCCGGTGAAGTCCCGTCAGACAGGGATATTTTGCAGATCGTAAAATATGCGCGCGAAAATCCATTGAAAAACTTTTATTCCACCAACGATTTTTCCGATTCGGAACAGGGAAATCTCGGTAATCTGGAGAATGCGGCCGGTGTGATGTTCGGGTTTACGGATGACAAGCGTAATGAGCTTCTTATCTGGTTCCGCAAAGAAATCGATACCCAAATCCTTTGGGCAGGTAATCCGTCCAAACAGATGGAAACGGTAGTGAAAGACGGCATAGAGCAAATGGTTATATCGCCACGAAAGTCATTCGCCACTTATATTCAGGATATAAAAGGTAAATCCCGCCCCTGGAAGAACAAAGATGTGTTTGCGGCCAAAAAAGTGGTTGCCACAATCCTGGAAACAACTTATTCGCAATTCAGACGTGTACAGGAACTTAACCGCGAACTGAAGAATCTGAATGAAGAACTGGATAGTTTTTCATACACGATCTCTCACGACCTGGGCACCCCGCTTACTGTTATGAAGTTGAATGCACAGCTTCTGGAAAAGTCGCATGGTAAGAACCCCGATGTGAAGAAACGTGTCACCAGTATACTGGATGAAATTATGGGAATGGAACTTATGATGAGGGGAGTTCTGGACCTGAGCCGGGCAAAGTCTGCACAGATAGCCGTAGAGGAAGTGGAAACTCGCTCACTGATAGAAAAGATATGTTATGACGTGAAGCTTACGCTGAATTGCCCTGAAACTGAGATTACAGTCCATGAATGTCCAACTGTTATGGCTGATAAGATTATGCTGATCCAGGTATTTCTGAATATCATAGGAAATGCAGTGAAATATTCCAGTAAAACAGATAAGCCCCGGGTCCTGATTAACGGCAAGGTGGTGGACGACACGGTAGTGTATACGGTGAAGGATAATGGCATCGGAATCGCCGAAGAGGATCAAGAGCATATGTTCAGAATTTTCCACCGTATGAGTAATTCCAAAGGATTTCACGGTAATGGAGTAGGACTCTCCATCGTTTATCGCATTATGAGCAGGTTAGGAGGGTTGATCACTTTCGACAGTGTGGAAAATGAGGGAACCTCTTTCCACCTTACCTTTTTAAAACCACCGGGAAAAGCATGATAGCAGATATCTTAAAGCATCAAACCAAGGAGCTTCATGACAGTGTGGAGCTGAAATTCAACTCCTCTAAAATCTTTCAGGATGATTACACATCGGACGATTACAGGAAGCTGCTTACTTTCAATTATATTTTTCTAAAAACTTTTGAGCAACCAGTTTTCCGCTTACTTTCTGAGAAATATGGCGACATGCTGATGCTCCGGCACCGGCGAAAACTGCACCTTTTTGATCTGGAAAGGGAAGACGTGATTTCTTCAGGCGACGACATCCATGAAATTGAGGTCAATTGTGAAGCGGAAGCATTGGGAATTCTTTACGTGATGGAAGGTTCCACGCTCGGTGGTACGATGATCGCTAAGAAACTGGAAGGGAATCCGCATTTTTCAGACAAAACCTTCCCGTACTTTCGCTGCTACGGCGAACGTACAGGCTCTATGTGGAAAAACTTTAGATTTGTTTTAAATGATGTTGTTCGCGAAGAGGAACATGACCAGGTTCTGATAGGTGCAGAGAAAGCATACCATTTCCTGCTTGGACTGCCGGATTAATTCCGGATGGTTTCATTTTTGCTGAAATCATCTGAAAAAACTATGGCAAAGGAACTTTACTATTCGCCGGAAATGGACCGGCTCACACCTAAGGAGCAGGAATTACTGGATAAGGATGTCAAGCTCACTAAAAGAGCAGTCCTTCTGTCAGCAAAAGTGAACGGCAAAAGATATGCTACACGTAATGCGCATGCCAAGGCTTTCGGTTACGTACGCGGCAAATTTATTCCCGTAAAGAATAATGCGGGCGACATTTCCGAGCTGCTGCAGGGAAATAATCTGGGAGTGATTATCCGCTACTCCCATCCAAATTTCTTTACTCTCAAAAATGGCCCCGAATATCCTTTATATGGGTGTTCGGTGAAAATATACAATAAAAGGTTACCTGTCAGTGCCAGGTTTCCTCTTGTAAACCTTCCTGTATTTATCACGAATTCGGTTTCTAAATTCCTTAATATCCATATTAACGCCAACAGGTTCTTTATATCGCGCGGTAAGATATATGGGCTTTCCTTTTTAAAGATTCCCGGACTTGTCCTGGCAGGATTGTCTCTGTTTTGGGACAGGCAAGTACTGTCGATTCTGAGAAATACACTGCGGGTACTGGATATTGAGAAAAGATTTATCGCTACGTATGCCTACCACTCGGTGGGCTGCTACAGGCTGGGGGATAAGGTGGTGAAAATAAGGCTGAAACCCACAAAACATAAAAATACACCTGAAGAACCACTGATGGACCAAACCCAAAAACTGTTTGAATATTTTTCTGCGGAAGAGCTTAGCCTCGATTTTCAGGTGCAGGTTGGTACCACTGAAAGGAAAACCCCCGTTAACAATTTATTGAAGATTTGGTCCGAAAGATCCACTAAATTTGTCACAGTTGGACGTATTATCCTTCCAAAACAGGATATAAGTGAGTACAGGACAATGGCCTACGAAAACCTGTCATTTAACCCTTTTGAAAATGCAGATGAGCTCAAACCCGTAGGCAGGATGCAGAAAGTCCGTCAGAAGATTTATAATGCAAGCATTGCTGCGCGCCAGCATTATAACCAAACTGCCAATGTCAAAAATAAAAAATAATGCCTGAAGGACCTACCATTTTAAACCTGAGGAATAAACTGAACCGTTTCCGCAAAAAAACTGTTACCGAAGCAGGCGGTTACGGCGATATGGATAAAACCGGTATTGAAGGTCAGCAGTTACTTGACATTGATTCCTACGGAAAGAACTTTATTTTTGTTTTCAGGGATTTCTTTGTAACCGTACATCTGGGTCTGTTTGGAAGCATGCTCATTAACAAGCGCAAGAAGTCTAATGCAAGTTTTTACCTTCATTTTGATGATGCGCAGATTAATTTTTACATAGCGAATACTAAAAGAATAGAAGGAAAACCGCAGGATCACTTTAATTACCGGACAGATATCCTTAAGGATAATTATGACGGCGAATTGGTGCTGAGCACGGTTCAGGATAAATATAAAGAGAGAATGATCGGAGATGTGCTCATGGAACAGGAAATATTTGCCGGTGTGGGCAATATTATCCGGATTGAATCTTTGTACAGAGCCAAGATTCATCCTGCAAGCCTGGTGAAAGATATCCCGGAGAAAAAACTGGTTTTCCTTATTGAGACGGTGGTTAATTACGCATTTGAGTTTTTGGAACAGTCCGATACGGTAAAGGAAAAAACCCTCATATATGGACGCAAAATTTGCCCCAAAGACAAGCGTGAACTTATTATTGAGGAAATGGGGAAGGTTAAGCGAAAAACATATGTTTGTCCCAAATGCCAGAAAATGTATTCATAAAAAATCCTGCCGACCGGCAGGATTTGCTGTAAAATATTTTTAAATATCCTTTAATATTGGAATACAGACTCTTCAAAAAGTCCTTCTACGGACCAATATCTTTCGCCGGTATCATAATTGAAGGTTAGAATTCTGGAACCCTCCGGAATTTCGCTGAGTTGCTTACTTATTGCCGCCAGCGATGACCCAGTTGAAATCCCAGCCAGTATACCTTCTTCGCGGGCCAGCCGTTTTGTAAATTCAAAAGCTTCCTCCTTTTCAACAGAAATTGTTCCGTCCAGGATGTCGGTATTCAGCACCGCCGGTACAAAACCGGCTCCAATTCCCTGAAGCGGATGGGGACCGGGTTTCCCGCCTGATATCACAGCTGAGTCCATAGGTTCCACCGCAAAACTTTTCAGGTTGGGGAACTTTTTCTTTAAAACAGCACTAACACCTGAAATATGACCGCCAGTGCCTACTCCCGTAATTAAGTAGTCGAATCCTTCCGGGAAATCTTCCAGGATTTCCCTGGCGGTAGTTGCTGCATGAATTTCCGGATTGGCATCATTTTCAAACTGTTGCGGTATCCAGACATTATCAAGTTCTACAGCCATTTCCGCAGCCTTCTTTACAGCGCCGGAAGTTCCCTGCTCGCGCGGTGTTAGTACGAACTTCGCACCATACGATGACATGAGTTTCCGCCGTTCCACACTCATGCTTTCAGGCATTACAAGCACCAGTTGATAACCCTTCACCGCACAAACCATAGCCAGTCCCACTCCAGTATTTCCGGATGTAGGTTCTACAATGAGGGTGTCCTTTGTTATTTTACCTTCCCTCTCGGCTTTCTCAATCATCGCCAGAGCGATCCGGTCCTTTATGCTGCCGCCCGGATTCTGCTTTTCAAGCTTCATCCATATCTCGGCCCTGCTATCAAAAATAGTGTTAAGCTTTACTGTTGGAGTATTTCCAATGGCTTCCAGTACATTATTCAGTTTCATACTATAGCTGTTTTGTTAGATTAATTTAAATGTTTAGCTTCCTCTTAAATAATGAAATTGATGGGTTCATTTTCAGGTATCTTGTTGCGGACGGTTACAAGCCCTTTATGAAAAACTACCGAGTTGGGAGCTACGCTTTCAGTGATCCACAC belongs to Chryseobacterium sp. and includes:
- a CDS encoding nucleoid-associated protein, with the translated sequence MISRIIIHKVGNKINQEALVLSQEDYRPEEEMKEILEDYFLKSFKSEEHFRFYSDTYLVNNPVYSSVSEIFEDPSKFVYESENIAQHLYDITENPRVQTGELFIVYFEGEENADGNKIDSIGIFKTENKSPFLKIFPNGDAFDVEKDYGIGLSKLDKGALIYNSGKDTGFAVKVVDNNKNGDMYYWFEDFLKVRQRDDEYFHTQETLAVYKEYITKQLPQEFETTKADQADFLNKSINFFKEREVFDYDQFTKEVLEDDNVIESFGNFKSEYEQDMQVSIAEDFAINEAAVKKQSRSYKSVIKLDKNFHIYVHGDRKLIETGQDEKGKYYRLYFEEEQ
- a CDS encoding anhydro-N-acetylmuramic acid kinase is translated as MLYHALGLMSGTSLDGLDICHASFSYEHADGWKYRILNCETVKYPAAWEQDLGGARMISAEDLFALNTAYGKYLGEQVNLFLKKNGLTPPDVIGSHGHTVFHQPERGFTVQIGDGRAIKMLNDVPVVYDFRSADVLRGGNGAPLVPIGDRLLFAEYGACLNLGGFSNVSLEYAGQRIAFDICPVNTVLNRFAQLVGKPFDLGGQLAATGTADHKVVQKLNELGFYLQSPPKSLGAEWVERQVLPLLEPLSARDALATFTEHAAIQISFALENYKVNNLLITGGGAYNTYLLERIAARSGCKLTVPESVVVEFKEALIFAFMAVLRLRQENNVLSSATGSDSDHCSGILV
- the cysK gene encoding cysteine synthase A, with the translated sequence MKLNNVLEAIGNTPTVKLNTIFDSRAEIWMKLEKQNPGGSIKDRIALAMIEKAEREGKITKDTLIVEPTSGNTGVGLAMVCAVKGYQLVLVMPESMSVERRKLMSSYGAKFVLTPREQGTSGAVKKAAEMAVELDNVWIPQQFENDANPEIHAATTAREILEDFPEGFDYLITGVGTGGHISGVSAVLKKKFPNLKSFAVEPMDSAVISGGKPGPHPLQGIGAGFVPAVLNTDILDGTISVEKEEAFEFTKRLAREEGILAGISTGSSLAAISKQLSEIPEGSRILTFNYDTGERYWSVEGLFEESVFQY
- a CDS encoding DNA-formamidopyrimidine glycosylase family protein, which gives rise to MPEGPTILNLRNKLNRFRKKTVTEAGGYGDMDKTGIEGQQLLDIDSYGKNFIFVFRDFFVTVHLGLFGSMLINKRKKSNASFYLHFDDAQINFYIANTKRIEGKPQDHFNYRTDILKDNYDGELVLSTVQDKYKERMIGDVLMEQEIFAGVGNIIRIESLYRAKIHPASLVKDIPEKKLVFLIETVVNYAFEFLEQSDTVKEKTLIYGRKICPKDKRELIIEEMGKVKRKTYVCPKCQKMYS
- a CDS encoding ATP-binding protein; the encoded protein is MNFIDCHQEMIHISGHVQDFGYLLGLEADTKGIKFYSQNLTQLFPIDEAVFGKTLEQKQEVFEPLLSSPVLSSLDIAGMTDTDVLLDKFEVAGAHYHLTIYRYNGVVYLEMEPIIEFFKQRSFVSKKYERIHNAVDSAGIWRELLSSVSEAIDYDRVMIYRFLEDGSGKVIAEKIKDGVESFMHLHYPESDIPRQARELYLKKRKRIFSDVYSEPVPIISKDPEPIDLTYSSVRAMSPVHGQYLKNTGVASSFSTSIIINNKLWGMVTCQNLEPKHIDLVNRIRAEVFTVMAANAYTSYKSAQMLSDSIELENKIGSLKSRLMACDSLEDSLFSNIDEMRRYPDADGLAVIVHDHIRTSGEVPSDRDILQIVKYARENPLKNFYSTNDFSDSEQGNLGNLENAAGVMFGFTDDKRNELLIWFRKEIDTQILWAGNPSKQMETVVKDGIEQMVISPRKSFATYIQDIKGKSRPWKNKDVFAAKKVVATILETTYSQFRRVQELNRELKNLNEELDSFSYTISHDLGTPLTVMKLNAQLLEKSHGKNPDVKKRVTSILDEIMGMELMMRGVLDLSRAKSAQIAVEEVETRSLIEKICYDVKLTLNCPETEITVHECPTVMADKIMLIQVFLNIIGNAVKYSSKTDKPRVLINGKVVDDTVVYTVKDNGIGIAEEDQEHMFRIFHRMSNSKGFHGNGVGLSIVYRIMSRLGGLITFDSVENEGTSFHLTFLKPPGKA
- a CDS encoding biliverdin-producing heme oxygenase, yielding MIADILKHQTKELHDSVELKFNSSKIFQDDYTSDDYRKLLTFNYIFLKTFEQPVFRLLSEKYGDMLMLRHRRKLHLFDLEREDVISSGDDIHEIEVNCEAEALGILYVMEGSTLGGTMIAKKLEGNPHFSDKTFPYFRCYGERTGSMWKNFRFVLNDVVREEEHDQVLIGAEKAYHFLLGLPD